Within the Photobacterium swingsii genome, the region ATCTGGTTACGAACCTGTGGGGCTAAACTGACTCGAACAGGAATTTCATTATCTTCTAGCTTAGAAACATCACCACCAACAAAAATCGAAGAGAACCAACCTACATTTGATAAGCGCTGATTAAACTCACCGAGCTTAGATGCTAAGTAAGGCTCATCTTCATCATAGGGGATCAACGACTGCAAACGATCTTCGTCAATCTGGCTACCTGTGAATACAGTCTCACCAAAGTTATAGCGGATCCCACTATCAAAAGAGATAAGGATAAAAGCTTCACTGCGCGATGGGGCAACCTCCATCACACTCTTCTCAAACTTCGCATCAAAGTAACCTTTACGCAGGGCAAGGCTGCTTAACGCGGATTTTAATGCTTCGTACTTACCGTGGTTCAGTGGTTCACCTAACCCCATGCCACTGTTGCGCACTAGCGCGATAAAATCGATATCGTCTTTAGCCATCCCACGAATATCAATATTACTACGAGCAATACGCGTTTGTGGTCCAGCATCCACTGTCACAGTCAGCTCGCTGTTTTTCCCTTCTTTTACATCATAAGTAAAGGTTGGCTGATAATGGCCTAATGCTTTTAATGCTGACTTTATTTCATTTTCGAGTTGCTCTCGAAAGCGAAGTGATGTGCTGTATTCGTCTTCAGGGATCCCTTGAATATAAGCATCGACATTATCTTCAAGGCTACCACTCAGTCCTGTAATCGTTAGATCTGTGCTCGCACTGGCGGGAAAAGAAAACAGGAGAGCTAGAGCGGGAAAGCTAAACCGCTTATACAATGAATTCATTCTTATTTTGCTTCTTTTTCTAAAGTCGTGAACCAAGGTGCGTACAAAATATTCTGACAAACCACGCGCTTAGTCGCCAGTATTTATTTTGCAAAAAATTGATCATTGATTGTGTCACGTAATTTCACTATTTTCTTTATACCAAGCAGCATAAAAAGGAAGTAATAATGGCGCTGACAAAACAAACCATGATCTCGCAGGATGCAGCTCTTATTGGTAGAGCAACCGCTATTAAGCTAAGCCACCCACATACTGTACTCGGCACTCCACTCAATGATGATATTCCAGCAGGTTGTGATTCTCTCATTGTCGGAATGGGCTGCTTTTGGGGAGCGGAACGTTTATTCTGTCAACAAGATGGTATTTATAGCACGGCGGTTGGCTACTGTGGCGGCTTTACGCCAAACCCCAGCTACGATGAAGTCTGCTCAGGAAAAACAGGGCATACAGAAGTAGTCAGAATTATCTTTGACCCTGAAATCATTTCACTACACCAGCTACTTGCACTCTTTTGGGAAAACCACAACCCAACTCAGGGCATGAAGCAAGGAAACGACACCGGCACCCAGTACCGCTCAGCGATTTACACTAACTCCGATTCACAACACACCAGCTCAATCACAAGCCTAAAGAAATACCAACAAGCACTTGCTGACAACAAGGTGATGGCAGCTATCACTACTGAAATTCAAGCCGCGAGCACGTTTTATTTTGCAGAAGAGTACCATCAGCAATATTTAGCAAAAAATCCAAATGGCTACTGTGGGCTAGGAGGTACAGGGATCTGTTTACCACCTTCATTAAAGACTTAAGACTTCGACGATACCCGCGAGATGACGTGGGTATCAATAAGCTTCCGCTGCAAGTAACTGAATTTCCTTGTTCACCTCGGTTAATGCACTCAAGGCTTTTAAGTCTTGGGATTTAGGCGGCAGTAAGCGCCCACAATCAAACTCAAAGGCTCCTACTCCCATAATAAACAAACGCCCTCTGAAGTAACTTTTCACATAGCGGGCAATTTGATTTGGTCGATATTGTTTAAATATTTTTAGCATGAGTTCCTCTCTTTCACATAGCTATAGACCAATAGAAACGAAATTTGTTTCATTCACCTGATATAAAAAACCATGCAATATATTCGCCAAAAATCCCTTCCTCAGCGTTTCCTTCATCGCGCATTTTC harbors:
- the msrA gene encoding peptide-methionine (S)-S-oxide reductase MsrA, which encodes MALTKQTMISQDAALIGRATAIKLSHPHTVLGTPLNDDIPAGCDSLIVGMGCFWGAERLFCQQDGIYSTAVGYCGGFTPNPSYDEVCSGKTGHTEVVRIIFDPEIISLHQLLALFWENHNPTQGMKQGNDTGTQYRSAIYTNSDSQHTSSITSLKKYQQALADNKVMAAITTEIQAASTFYFAEEYHQQYLAKNPNGYCGLGGTGICLPPSLKT
- a CDS encoding DUF1107 domain-containing protein, which encodes MLKIFKQYRPNQIARYVKSYFRGRLFIMGVGAFEFDCGRLLPPKSQDLKALSALTEVNKEIQLLAAEAY